GAGTTATGGTTTTTATTGTTGGAATATTGCAGGAAAGATTATGCTGATTATGCGGAGTTTTGTTTTAAGACATTTGGAGACAGAGTGAAGAACTGGTTTTCGTTTAATGAGCCAAGAGTTGTTGCTGCTTTAGGGTATGATACTGGATTCTTTGCACCCGGAAGATGTTCTAAACCATTTGGAAACTGTACTGAAGGAGATTCTGCAACTGAGCCTTATATTGTTGCCCATAATCTCATCTTATGTCATGCTACTGCAGCTCAGAGATACCGCGAAAAATATCAGGTAcgattttctctttctctttttcctACTTTGGAAATCAAAGATCGCCTTTTGACCTTATTTTCTAAATGCAATAACAGGAGAAACAGAAGGGAAAATTTGGCATTCTCTTGGATTTTGTGTGGTATGAACCTTTGACAAGAGGAAAAGCCGATAACTATGCTGCTCAAAGAGCAAGAGACTTTCATTTGGGATGGTAAGAGCTTTCACACATAGTAATGTAGTCATGTTGGAATTGCTAAATTAATGGGTGATTCTTACCGGTAGATCCAGAATTTAGATATTGTCGTTTCTGAGTTGAGAGAGTGGGTTCTGACTAACTATAATCATACTTTGGGGTTGTTCGACAGGTTTTTGCATCCTCTTGTATATGGTGAGTACCCAAAAACCATGCAAAATATTGTGGGGAAGCGATTACCCAAGTTCACGAAAGAAGAGGTTAAGATGGTCAAGGGATCAATTGATTTATTGGGCATAAACCAGTACACTGCCTACTACATGTATGATCCTCATTACACGACACCACAACCCTTGGGATATCAACAGGACTGGAATGTTGGATTTGCTTGTAAGAAACTACTCTTTTACTAATTCTTAAGTTATAAATGAAACTACTTGTTTTAGTATGTAAGAGGTTCTACTGATTCTAATTCTTTCACTTGCTCTTATGTAGATGATCGCAAGGGAGTACCAATTGGTCCCAGGGTGAGTATATGATGAAGTTAACATTGTTTTTAACCTAAAAATGTACTAATATCCTAATTATTAGCTAACACTATCTTTATTGAATATGATTGTAGGCACACTCAGATTGGCTATATATCGTTCCATGGGGTCTACATAAGGCTGTCAACTATGTTAAAGAACGTTATGGAAATCCTACCATGATTCTGGCAGAAAATGGTATGGTTTGTTTAATTAGTGAAACTTTTCAAAGCTGCATTTGACAAAAAGAATGTCTGAACTAATAGTATATGATTTACAGGTATGGATTATGCGGGCAACATTACCCTTCCTAAAGCATTATATGACACCAAAAGGATTGCTTACTACAAGAGCTATTTGAAAGAACTAAAGAAGACTGTAGATGAAGGAGCTAATGTCATAGGCTATTTCGCGTGGTCATTGGTCGACAACTTTGAATGGAGATTGGGTTATACTTCCAGATTTGGCATTGTCTATGTTGATTTCAATACCCTCAAACGATACCCAAAGTTGTCAGCATTATGGTTCAAGAAATTACTTAGGCGCCACAAGCATTAAGGCGGCTCTGCCCTTGTCTGTCTTTTTTTACTCTCATTAAAAGTAGTTCAGTTTTTAGAATGTCTGTTTAGATTTTAGAGGACTTGAAACTCATAAGTTGGGGCCTTTATTAGGCACTAGGATTTcaagttgtgttagtttaatacAAGAATGTTCTTTCTACAATATAGCTATGATGTTTGCAAGGAAATAAAAGTATGAATGATACAGCTTTAGTACTGCAATTCCTAATTCTTGACTTCTACTTATATAATTATATGCACAAGTCAGAACAAGTATTTTAAACTCTGTATCTACTTGGAACCTTCTAATTAATAAGCACTAAGAATCAAACTTACATAATTAGATTAGGGTTATGGTCTAGATAATGGAAGATTGACCAGTCTCGACctttaaaaaaaacttaaaaaatttATCACAGTTTACAGATTGCTTACCAGTGGAATGTTGGCAGAGGAATTGTTGTGTCTAATTGATGATAAAATTAAGAAATCTGCAAGATaatagactaaaaaggaaaagtgACTGATCAAAGTAAATTAATCAAGGCTGAAACAAATTCAATAAATTACACGCGAGAAAAGAAATTCAGTATAGAGTTTTTCTTGTTTTCTGAACTTTGACAATTACTCCTCTTAACCTTCCTTTCATTGGTAACTTTTCTTAATTCAATTCTTTTAATCGGCTTAGATTCCACACTTTTTTGTGATTCTGGAGTAGTACATACAACTTTCAGGCTTTCAACCTCAGTCACTTCTGAGATTTGTTCAGTAACACTTTCCATTTCATCTGGCTCAATTTCCTCCacttttcttttcctaaaaaggaTTATTATCTGGAACTTTACTTCTTTCTGCAGACTCTTTGTCTCTTTTCCCACCATTTTCCTAGTTGATATTGAAGGGCATAGCATGTTTTGAAGAGCTACTGCTTCCTCTATGCACTCCTTGTCGTCCATAAATGGACACTGGTTCTGTTCATCCGAGGCTTGCTTCGTCTCCACCACTGAAAGTGCCAACAAAAACTGTCTCTAATAAAAATTTGGAGCATCATTATCATTTTGCCAGCACATTATGTACCCCTTAGTTCCATTTAAATGCACTAGAAAACGATTGTAATATTAGTGACAATCTATATGTCATGCTTGCCTGTTGTTTCTTTTCTAGTTTTACTAGAAGAAATAGCAAGAAAACTGCCTAAATTTTGAAGCTTGAGCAGATGCCTGTTGTCGAGAGAATGGACCGCAAATTTTCTTGATGTTTGCAGTGGACACATGATTTACCTTGAGCAATTGCAGTTGCCAATGATGGAAGAATTTCTCTATTGACTGTCAAGGATAAATAGTTTTGCCATACCTTTCATTGCAAAAGCATCAGATATAGCAATTTAAAGCACTATTTTGCAAAAGGTCAGAGAATGCTGAAGCTTCATTCATAAGAGAAGGCAAGCCCCAAGTAAGAGGAGGACAAATTTTGTCATATAACTCCAATAGGATGAAAACCACAAAGAAACTAAAGGATACGGTCCTAAGAAGTCAAGTTCTTCGTCCAGAAACTGCAACAGCTGTTCTGGGACAGGTTTCAAGTGCTTGGTCTGCTTCAAACTAATATCATATCTAATTAAACATAGAAGAAAAGTTTATCATTCACGTGTCAGCTGACAGAACAAATGCAGAACTATATAGAAAAGTTGTCATGTTAATTGTTAGACTCACATTCTAGCATGGTGGAAAACTGCAATAGCTTCTTTAAATGATTTTGTGTAATCTTCAGGGACTTGATCTCCCTTCTCAAACTTTAACATGGAAAGAACCTGTTAAACATTGGAAAATGATTTTTATCTATGAAGCTCTAACTGTATAAATCTTTTCAGGACATCTTAAGTTAAGAACAATCAGGGACAGTACAAATTCAGCATTTGCCcgttcaacccccccccccccccccaagagtCACGCCCAAAAGGAGAAAGGAAGAGGAAAAAAGAGCAAATAAACATCTATGCAAAATCTAAAATCAACAGTAATTACGGCTTCCTGTTGACTCCATTAAATTGTTGAACAAGATCTAGTGCAAGTAATTATTCCATTAAATGTTGTTCCTCAATGTCTTGCTGTAAAAGGCTCTTGTAAATTCACTGTGAAAAAACAAAGTTGATTTTTTGGAAGAGTAAAAGTTATGGCGTAATATCTTTGATATTTGTGGTACTTAAGAAATACGTAGATATTCTAGAGTCTTGGATATTTAAGGAAGATATTAGTAGAAGATGATAGAATTGTCGAGATTATTTTTGTATATAAAATCATCACTGGACAAGTATAAATAGGAGTAGTCTTATGCATTTGTAACGAAGCCAAAAATCAAGAAAGTCTTTCTTTCCTAAACAAGTTCTCATATCTAAAAACTCTCTTCTCTTTTCAAGCTTCTTTTTCTTTAGTTGAATCTTCCAATCTTAGTTAACGATCTTGGGTTAGCAGAAGGTCTCCAAATAATACTTTTCTTCTGCTATTttttacatggtatcagagtcATAGTTGGCTTCTAGATATATTTGCAAGGTCGGGTTAGTGGTTGATTCAACTGGTTTCTCTAAATGGATTTGGGGGGTCGTGCTAATGGACTGGGGATGAAATTATTAAACCAGTCCAACTACAAGGTATGAAAGACTTGTATGGAGTCATACCTTGTTGGTGAGGATTTGTGGGAAAATTGTCAATGGGAGTAACACAAGTCCTCCTGCTAACGCATCGGAAAATAGCAATGCGCGTAAGAAGTGGAAGCAGATTAATGCTAAGGCGGAATTTATCCTAAAGAGGTCTATCTCTCCTAATTTATTTGATCATATTATAAGGTGTAAATCAGCTCATGAAAAATGGAGGACCTTCGATCGGCTGTTCAACAAGAAGGATGAAGCTCGGCTATAGATTTTGGAGAATGAGTTAGCTAACACCACTCAAGGTAATCTCTCTATCATTGAGTATTTTTTGAAGATTAAAAATCTGTGTTCCGAAATTACTCTATTGAATCCGGACGAGGCTATCTCTGAAGCACGAATAAGAAGAATTATTATTCGTGGTTTAAAGCTAGAATATATTCCCTTTATTACATCGATTCAAGGATGGGTTCAATAACCATCTTTGGAAGAGTTTGATAATTTGTTGTCATCACAGGAGCTACTAGCCAAACAGATGACTGGTGTATCTGTCAAAGAAGGGGGAAGAAAATGCTCTTGCCGCTGATAAGAGGAACTTTAAAGGGAATGCAAGAGATAAACTGTACTCTCGATCCTCAAATGGTTCAAGCTCACCAGGAAAGAAGGGGGAGTCTTCCAGCAATGGTAAGAAGCCTTTAAAATATTACCGTTGTGGCAAAGTTGGACACATAAAAGATATTGTCGAGCCAAAGAGAACAATATGGGTCAAACCAAGAAAgccgctgaagaagaagaagaagaagaagaagaagaagaagaagaagaagaagaagaagaaggagaagaagaagaaaaagaaggaggATGAGTAGGAGGAGGAGGTTGGGGAAAGTACTTCGCAGCGGAGACTCGAGCAAAAATGCCATGGCTTccataaattttgaaagagactGGATCGCGAATTTATGATGTGCGCACAATCTCACTGGAGATCAATCCAAATTCTCCACCTTTTGCGAATACAACAGACATGATGTCATTGGATATAGCAGATAATACAGTCCATAATATGGAGAAGGAAGGCACTGTTGTGATCAAGGAGAAGCAAAAAGACACTATCACCCTCAATAGAGTCTTTCATGTTCCAGGAATgaagaaaaatctatttttaattgCAAATGTTGTAGATGCTCGAAACTATTTGCTATTTGGCCCATGTGATGTGAAGTTCCTCCAAAATATCAAGGTACTCAAGGCAGATATCATTCACTCAGGTAAGAGAGTTAAcaatttatatattttatttgtcTCTAATTCATATATTGAGAAGATGAATAGCAATGATAACACATATCTTTGGCATGCTAGACTTGGACATCTTAGCATGGATAAATTAAAAGCCATGATAAAATTGAATCTAGTAGAAGGATTGCCTAACTTAAGAAATTTTGGTGGAGGGGAGGTTTGTGAAGGATGTCAATATGGAAAGGCACACTGTCTTCCATTTGATAGATCCTTGTCAAGGTGCAATGTCCCACTAGAACTTATTCACAGTGACTTGATGGGGCCAACGAGAACTTCTTCATTCTCAAGCTATTCTTATATGctaatttttattgatgattttactaGATTCACTTGGATTTATTTTGTGAAGCATAAATCAGAAGCTTTCAATAGGTTTGTGGAGTTCAAAGAAACAGTTGAAGGCAATCTCGATTCCAGAATAATGCAGCTGCGAACTGATAATGGCAGTGAGTTCACTTCAAATGAATTTCTTTCCTTTTGCCGTTAGCATGGCGTTAAAATAGAACTCACATACACTGATACACCATAATAAAATGAAGTGGCTGAAAGGAAGATCCGACACTTAACTGAGATATGTAAGAGTTGGCTTCATGCCAAGAATTTACCTAGAGCCTTGTGGGCTGAAAGTATGAAATGTGCAGGGTATGTGATTAACAAGATGCCTCTTTCTCTAAACAATATGAAGTCTCTCTATGAATTATTGTTTGGAGAAAATCCTAGCATTAAACACCTCAGGATTTTTGGCTCTATTTATTATGTTCATATTATGGATTCTCAACGGAGCAAGTTGGATGCCAAGGCAAGACAATGCATCTTTGTCGGATATGATGAAAGAAAAAAAGGGTTGGAAGTGTATGGATCCTAAACCCCATCTCTTCATTGTTTCAAGGGATGTCATATACGGTGAAGTCTCTTTGTATGATGGATTTGCGCAAGAAGGCACAGGTTCTAAACCCTTGAACCTTGAAGCATCAGATCTGCCAATCACAAGTACTTCTTTAGATAATGCAGTTGTTGATGAGCTAAAAGAAAGGGGGAGCCCAAGAACTCAACGACATGAAACTCGGCAAAGAGATGATTCAAATGTTTCAGGAAGGCCAAAAAGAACTATTGTTAAACAAGCTCGTTTCAAAGATGAAAATTTCGTCAGCACATACTCATGTTCTTTGCAGGACCAATTAAGGAACCTTAAATATTTAGGGAAGCAAGACGAGCCAGAAAAAATAGTGCTGAGATCTTCACCAAGACATGGCGTAAAGCATCGATTGAGATCTTCAGCGACAAGCTTGGGATAGCTTCCAAAAAATCACTTTAAGGGTGagtgtaaaaaaataaagttaatttTTTGGAAGAGTAAAAATTATAATTAGAAGAAAGTTATAGAAAGTTATGGAGTAATATCTTTGATATTTGTGATACTTAAGAAATACCTAGATATTCTAGAGTCTTGGATATTTAAGGAAGATACTAGTAGAAGATGATAAAATTGTCTAGATTATTTTTGTATCTAGAATCATTCCTAGACAAGTATAAATAGGAGTAACCTTAGGCATTTGTAACAAAGACAAAAATCAAGAAAGTCTTTCTTTCCTAAACAAGTTCTCGTATCTAAAAACTCTTCTCTTTTCAAGCTTCCTCTTCTTTAGTTGAATCTTCGAATCTTAGTTAACGATCTTGGGCTAGCATAAGGTCTCCAAATAATACTTTTCTTCTACTATTCTTACATTCACCTCTTGTCCATATATCTAGTATCAGGTAAAGATTAGGTATCAGACTGGTGCAAAGCTGATATAAGCAATGCTAAACAAACCAAGTATATTATGATGAAGTTATCATAGCAATTAATCACCAATTACAGATACAAGAAGGTAAACTTCCTTGTTTTGAACAAATAGAGAATATGCTTACTCGATCTAAGCTACGATACTTAGAGACCAGATTATAAGCTTTTGTGATTCCTATACTAGGGACAAACGGAATAAAATCACAGCTAGCTAATACACACATGCGTGCAAATGATGAATAATGTAACTATTGTAAAAGTTACAAAGAATTAAGACAATCAAATGCTATTCAGAAAGAATTTCAATTTCAGCAGCTATTTTGCTTCTGTTGACTACACAAAAAAACAATTCCATCACCATTATTAGCTGCAAGAGTAGTCTATGCTTGATTTTAAATGCTTTAGGTTTGGTTATCAATGCAAATGAGTTAAAGCTAGAAATTTCAAGTAACCTACAAATAAATCTTTGTTCAAATATCTAAAGGAAGGAAGGTGAGTAGCAGAACTAAAAACACGATCTAGTACCACTTCTTAACCATTGCCAAAGGAATCCATCTTAAAGAAAACCTACTCAAAAG
This sequence is a window from Nicotiana sylvestris chromosome 3, ASM39365v2, whole genome shotgun sequence. Protein-coding genes within it:
- the LOC104210683 gene encoding beta-glucosidase 44-like, whose product is MIKAISSPWLIMLLIAVLSTVITVKSDINDISPEKLSFDTGGLSRESFPKGFIFGTATSAYQVEGAASTDGRGPSIWDTFIKRPGVEPNNANGEVAVDQYHRYKEDIDLLANLNFEAYRFSISWSRIFPNGTGKVNWKGVAYYNRLIDYMLERGITPYANLNHYDLPQALQDRYNGWLSREVVKDYADYAEFCFKTFGDRVKNWFSFNEPRVVAALGYDTGFFAPGRCSKPFGNCTEGDSATEPYIVAHNLILCHATAAQRYREKYQEKQKGKFGILLDFVWYEPLTRGKADNYAAQRARDFHLGWFLHPLVYGEYPKTMQNIVGKRLPKFTKEEVKMVKGSIDLLGINQYTAYYMYDPHYTTPQPLGYQQDWNVGFAYDRKGVPIGPRAHSDWLYIVPWGLHKAVNYVKERYGNPTMILAENGMDYAGNITLPKALYDTKRIAYYKSYLKELKKTVDEGANVIGYFAWSLVDNFEWRLGYTSRFGIVYVDFNTLKRYPKLSALWFKKLLRRHKH